The genomic window GAACGACCCCCTTGCTGCCATTGGCTTTGCGTTCCAATGAGTTTCACAGGATCACCTTGATCTGGCAAAGGATATTACGGTAACAGCAGCTTTCAAGCACTCTTCTTCCCCTCATGGTCATGCATCTAAACCTTAATTGCACTGGCAGATTCCCTGCCTCCCTCATTAGTTCCACAGCCTAAAAGATGCTGGTGCTTCACAAATCAGGTTTGGGATTGGATGGTTTGATCCCTGCCACTGAACCTCAGGAGGACCTGCTTCTGGTGTAGTCTGGAGTAGGGGGGAGTCAGGCTTACTGATCTCAGGCCCCAAACCCCACTTCCCCCAAAATGTGCTAAGATCTTTTTCCACACCCCAAATGGCCTATTAGAGAATATTGCCCCCAAATACTTCCAAGAGCATGCCTAAGAATCAATTGCAGGGGGCGAGCACATTGCACAGGCCTACAGCATGCAGAGATGTCTTTGTGTAGCCTGTTTGAATGTGCCATCAAGTTCAGTCCTCTGCTAGCAGTCTGCAGGGAGTTGTGGGTTTCTAAAACATTGCCTCCCCATCTACTCTCTCAGGTTTTTTCGTAGATATCAACAGTGTCATGTTGCCTGGTGACTTCATGTCCATTCTGTTTCTAACACCTCCTCTTGTTTCTCTTGCCTGCAGGTGAAAGATAGGATGGTGGTGGGCGAGCTGAGCATGTATAGCCCAATCCTGGCCTGCTGGCAGCCCATTCTCATCTTGATGTTGGGATCCATCCTTTCAGGCTCTGCCACGGGTTGCCCACCCCGCTGTGACTGTTCTGCCCAGGAGCGCTCGGTGCTGTGCCACCGGAAGCGGTTCCTGGCTGTCCCTGAGGGCATCCCCACGGAGACAAAGCTCTTGGACCTGGGAAAAAACCGCATCAAGACTCTCAACCAGGATGAATTTGCCAATTTTCCTCACTTGGAGGAGCTGGAGTTAAACGAGAACATTATCAGTGCCATTGAGCCGGGGGCTTTCAATAACCTTTTCAACCTCAGGACTCTGGGTCTCAGGAGCAACAGGCTCAAACTCATCCCACTCGGGGTGTTCACTGGACTCAGCAATCTCACCAAGTTGGACATTAGCGAGAACAAAATTGTGATCCTCCTGGATTATATGTTCCAGGACTTGTACAATCTGAAGTCTTTGGAGGTTGGGGACAATGACCTGGTCTACATCTCCCACCGGGCCTTCAGCGGCCTCAACAGCTTAGAGCAGCTCACTCTGGAAAAATGCAACCTGACGTCCATCCCCACAGAAGCTCTCTCTCATTTGCACGGTTTGATTGTGCTGCGGTTGCGCCACCTGAACATCAACGCCATCAGGGATTACTCATTTAAGAGGCTCTACAGACTCAAGGTCCTGGAGATTTCACACTGGCCCTACTTAGATACCATGACATCCAACTGCCTCTATGGGCTTAACTTGACATCCTTGTCCATCACCCACTGCAACCTGACTTCCATCCCTTACGTCTCCTTGAGGCACTTGGTTTATCTCAGGTTCCTGAACCTGTCCTACAACCCCATCATCACCATTGAAGGCTCCATGCTTCATGATCTACTCAGGCTTCAGGAGATACAGCTGGTTGGTGGCCAGCTCACCATGGTGGAACCGTATGCTTTCCGGGGCCTGAACTACTTGCGCATTTTGAACGTTTCAGGGAACCTCCTGAGCACCTTGGAAGAATCAGCCTTCCACTCCGTGGGGAACCTGGAGACTCTCATCATAGACAACAACCCTCTGGCCTGCGACTGCCGGCTTCTCTGGATTTTCCGCCGCCGCTGGAGGCTCAATTTCAACAAGCGTCAGCCCACCTGCGCAACCCCTGAATTTGTCCAAGGCAAAGAGTTCAAGGACTTCTCTGAGGCGCTCCTGCCCAACTACTTCATCTGCCGCCGGTCCCGGATAAGGGACCGCAAGCCCCAGCAGATCTTTGTGGACGAGGGCCACACGGTCCAGTTCATCTGCCGTGCGGATGGAGACCCACCTCCGACCATCATGTGGCTCTCGCCGAGGAAGCACCTCATCTCTACCAAAACCAATGGGCGGCTCACCGTCTTCCCTGATGGCACTCTTGAGGTGCGCTATGCCCAGATCCAAGACAACGGCACCTACCTATGCATCGCCAGCAATGCTGGCGGCAACGACACCATGCTGGCCCACCTGCACGTCCGCAGCTACTCCCCCGACTGGCCCCACCAGCCCAACAAGACCTTTGCTTTCATCTCCAACCAGCCCAACGAGAGTGACGCCAACAGCACGCGAGCCACGGTGCCTTTCCCCTTTGATATCAAGACCCTCATCATTGCCACCACGATGGGCTTCATCTCCTTCCTGGGGGTCGTCCTCTTCTGCCTGGTGCTCCTCTTCCTTTGGAGCCGGGGCAAAGGCAACACCAAGCACAACATTGAAATAGAGTATGTCCCGCGCAAATCCGATGCCGGCATCAGCTCTGCTGCGGATGCGCCACGCAAGTTCAACATGAAAATGATctgaggaagggagagggggagagagcatTGGCTGGAACTCAGTAATGAGaggcgtgtgtgtttttttaataaaaaaaaattaataataaagagATCCAGTTCAAGAAACATGCAAACCTCTCTTCTCTCCACCCagctccccatcctccttctgtgGGCCACTATCCTGCATCACTTCCCCCTTGACCTcggggggtgtgtgttttgttgacGTCTCCAGAACTTCCCGTGTTTGTAGGACCTATTCTGACAGGCTCCAGTGTCAATCCTAACAATGACAGGAAATTCAACAAGAATTCAAAACAACAATTGATTTAAAAGAAAGTTACGAACTTCCTCTGTAACTTTGATTTCAATAATTATGGATTTTTATGAaaacttgaaataataataaaaagaactaTTTCCTATAGATAGTTGGAATGCAAAATCTTGACTTCTTGATCTGTccactttcgtttctggctcttgcttgctttgttgttatttttaatgcttCTCTAGGATTGACTTTGATTGACCTGGGGTTGCAAGCAGATGCAGAAAGGAGGCACTGATCCTGCACCTTGAATAGCAAAGGGTGCTGCTCTTATACCTTTCTGTCTATGCACTGTGCCAGGTGAGGCGGTCAGTCAAAGTGATAACATTTCAGGCAGTGCTACCTCTGACTGCAGGTGGGGACATCCTATtttgagaacctgtggccctccagctattcTTGGAGTCTAGCTGCCATCCCagtcagcatgtccaatggtgagggatggtgggagtctgagttcaagaacacatggagggtcacagattcctctCCCCATGCTGGATGAGCACACAAGGAAAGGAGACACAATGAGCATTAGTCCCTGATGTGCTTGTCCCTTGTATATAGAAAACTTTCTCTGAGGTGTCGAGAGCATTCAGATCTATGACACACCCCATTGGCAGCTTGCCTACAGCTCTGCTGCTTTACTCCACGTCTTATGCAGAATGGTTGCTTCTCCATTCTTGAAGAAACCCTCCCAGAATAGAATTGCTCATTCTGAGCCAGTGGCTCAGAATAAACTCTTTGGCTGAGCCAAGGCCTGGGGAGCAAGGtccctttgtcccccccccataaaatatttgaggtggctgGGCTCCCCCAAAATTGATgtacattgccattcaaatggtgtgtgtgtgtgtgtgtgccacatcctGTGaacaattatgtggggtggggcttacctgcccccccaaatattttattcaagttggcacccctggcatgcagaagttcccaggtccAGTCCTCTAGCATTTCTgcttattataattaattaattaaatttgcatactgccccatacccgcaggtctcaggtaGGATCAGGTAGCAGTAAAAGGAGCAACCTCTCTCTTCTTGCCCCCTAGGGAACTGCTGCCAGTCCGAGTAGACATTAATGGCTAGAAGGAACCCCCAAGTTGACCTTGtattaggccaggcataggcaaactcggccctccagatgttttgggactacatctcccatcatccctagctaacaggaccagtggtcagggatgat from Lacerta agilis isolate rLacAgi1 chromosome 9, rLacAgi1.pri, whole genome shotgun sequence includes these protein-coding regions:
- the LINGO1 gene encoding leucine-rich repeat and immunoglobulin-like domain-containing nogo receptor-interacting protein 1 isoform X2; its protein translation is MDGRAVDVSEVKDRMVVGELSMYSPILACWQPILILMLGSILSGSATGCPPRCDCSAQERSVLCHRKRFLAVPEGIPTETKLLDLGKNRIKTLNQDEFANFPHLEELELNENIISAIEPGAFNNLFNLRTLGLRSNRLKLIPLGVFTGLSNLTKLDISENKIVILLDYMFQDLYNLKSLEVGDNDLVYISHRAFSGLNSLEQLTLEKCNLTSIPTEALSHLHGLIVLRLRHLNINAIRDYSFKRLYRLKVLEISHWPYLDTMTSNCLYGLNLTSLSITHCNLTSIPYVSLRHLVYLRFLNLSYNPIITIEGSMLHDLLRLQEIQLVGGQLTMVEPYAFRGLNYLRILNVSGNLLSTLEESAFHSVGNLETLIIDNNPLACDCRLLWIFRRRWRLNFNKRQPTCATPEFVQGKEFKDFSEALLPNYFICRRSRIRDRKPQQIFVDEGHTVQFICRADGDPPPTIMWLSPRKHLISTKTNGRLTVFPDGTLEVRYAQIQDNGTYLCIASNAGGNDTMLAHLHVRSYSPDWPHQPNKTFAFISNQPNESDANSTRATVPFPFDIKTLIIATTMGFISFLGVVLFCLVLLFLWSRGKGNTKHNIEIEYVPRKSDAGISSAADAPRKFNMKMI
- the LINGO1 gene encoding leucine-rich repeat and immunoglobulin-like domain-containing nogo receptor-interacting protein 1 isoform X3, which produces MQVKDRMVVGELSMYSPILACWQPILILMLGSILSGSATGCPPRCDCSAQERSVLCHRKRFLAVPEGIPTETKLLDLGKNRIKTLNQDEFANFPHLEELELNENIISAIEPGAFNNLFNLRTLGLRSNRLKLIPLGVFTGLSNLTKLDISENKIVILLDYMFQDLYNLKSLEVGDNDLVYISHRAFSGLNSLEQLTLEKCNLTSIPTEALSHLHGLIVLRLRHLNINAIRDYSFKRLYRLKVLEISHWPYLDTMTSNCLYGLNLTSLSITHCNLTSIPYVSLRHLVYLRFLNLSYNPIITIEGSMLHDLLRLQEIQLVGGQLTMVEPYAFRGLNYLRILNVSGNLLSTLEESAFHSVGNLETLIIDNNPLACDCRLLWIFRRRWRLNFNKRQPTCATPEFVQGKEFKDFSEALLPNYFICRRSRIRDRKPQQIFVDEGHTVQFICRADGDPPPTIMWLSPRKHLISTKTNGRLTVFPDGTLEVRYAQIQDNGTYLCIASNAGGNDTMLAHLHVRSYSPDWPHQPNKTFAFISNQPNESDANSTRATVPFPFDIKTLIIATTMGFISFLGVVLFCLVLLFLWSRGKGNTKHNIEIEYVPRKSDAGISSAADAPRKFNMKMI
- the LINGO1 gene encoding leucine-rich repeat and immunoglobulin-like domain-containing nogo receptor-interacting protein 1 isoform X4, yielding MVVGELSMYSPILACWQPILILMLGSILSGSATGCPPRCDCSAQERSVLCHRKRFLAVPEGIPTETKLLDLGKNRIKTLNQDEFANFPHLEELELNENIISAIEPGAFNNLFNLRTLGLRSNRLKLIPLGVFTGLSNLTKLDISENKIVILLDYMFQDLYNLKSLEVGDNDLVYISHRAFSGLNSLEQLTLEKCNLTSIPTEALSHLHGLIVLRLRHLNINAIRDYSFKRLYRLKVLEISHWPYLDTMTSNCLYGLNLTSLSITHCNLTSIPYVSLRHLVYLRFLNLSYNPIITIEGSMLHDLLRLQEIQLVGGQLTMVEPYAFRGLNYLRILNVSGNLLSTLEESAFHSVGNLETLIIDNNPLACDCRLLWIFRRRWRLNFNKRQPTCATPEFVQGKEFKDFSEALLPNYFICRRSRIRDRKPQQIFVDEGHTVQFICRADGDPPPTIMWLSPRKHLISTKTNGRLTVFPDGTLEVRYAQIQDNGTYLCIASNAGGNDTMLAHLHVRSYSPDWPHQPNKTFAFISNQPNESDANSTRATVPFPFDIKTLIIATTMGFISFLGVVLFCLVLLFLWSRGKGNTKHNIEIEYVPRKSDAGISSAADAPRKFNMKMI
- the LINGO1 gene encoding leucine-rich repeat and immunoglobulin-like domain-containing nogo receptor-interacting protein 1 isoform X1 — protein: MAEQWTCPRQVKDRMVVGELSMYSPILACWQPILILMLGSILSGSATGCPPRCDCSAQERSVLCHRKRFLAVPEGIPTETKLLDLGKNRIKTLNQDEFANFPHLEELELNENIISAIEPGAFNNLFNLRTLGLRSNRLKLIPLGVFTGLSNLTKLDISENKIVILLDYMFQDLYNLKSLEVGDNDLVYISHRAFSGLNSLEQLTLEKCNLTSIPTEALSHLHGLIVLRLRHLNINAIRDYSFKRLYRLKVLEISHWPYLDTMTSNCLYGLNLTSLSITHCNLTSIPYVSLRHLVYLRFLNLSYNPIITIEGSMLHDLLRLQEIQLVGGQLTMVEPYAFRGLNYLRILNVSGNLLSTLEESAFHSVGNLETLIIDNNPLACDCRLLWIFRRRWRLNFNKRQPTCATPEFVQGKEFKDFSEALLPNYFICRRSRIRDRKPQQIFVDEGHTVQFICRADGDPPPTIMWLSPRKHLISTKTNGRLTVFPDGTLEVRYAQIQDNGTYLCIASNAGGNDTMLAHLHVRSYSPDWPHQPNKTFAFISNQPNESDANSTRATVPFPFDIKTLIIATTMGFISFLGVVLFCLVLLFLWSRGKGNTKHNIEIEYVPRKSDAGISSAADAPRKFNMKMI